In a genomic window of Lycium ferocissimum isolate CSIRO_LF1 chromosome 9, AGI_CSIRO_Lferr_CH_V1, whole genome shotgun sequence:
- the LOC132029477 gene encoding protein S40-1-like, whose protein sequence is MEEEFQESEVIFQENISNEENDQEEYYKFQNRDFISSNTRKLQSRKRPKRMSNSVPINIPDNLSRNSSWFKYMENNESRFLEDGEYDDGEMVPPHVITGRRIARKMMTFSVCSGYGRTLKGRDLSQVRNSILRMTVTMPMVKELVMRIANPSDGTVFVFSANFFCLIKRKSQTQTAGFEG, encoded by the exons ATGGAGGAGGAATTTCAAGAATCCGAagtcatttttcaagaaaacatttcaAACGAAGAAAATGATCAAGAAGAGTACTACAAATTCCAAAATCGAGATTTTATCAGTTCAAACACTAGGAAGCTGCAGAGTAGAAAGAGGCCGAAGCGAATGTCCAATTCCGTCCCCATTAATATTCCCGATAACTTGTCTAGAAATAGTTCATGGTTCAAGtacatggaaaataatgaatcaCGGTTTTTGGAAGACGGTGAATACGATGACGGAGAAATGGTACCACCACATGTGATCACCGGCCGGAGAATCGCCAGAAAAATGATGACATTTTCTGTTTGTAGTGGTTATGGAAGGACATTAAAGGGAAGAGATTTGAGTCAAGTAAGGAATTCAATTCTTAGGATGACTG TGACAATGCCAATGGTGAAAGAATTGGTGATGAGAATTGCAAATCCAAGTGATGGCACAGTGTTTGTGTTTTCTGCGAATTTCTTTTGTCTCATCAAAAGAAAAAGCCAAACACAAACAGCTGGTTTTGAAGGATGA